A segment of the Nilaparvata lugens isolate BPH chromosome X, ASM1435652v1, whole genome shotgun sequence genome:
TTTACATGCATCGAGAAGAAAGTAAACCCATGTGGATTTAATTTCAAGAAATGTTCGCATTTCTATTTCGTacatattgtattattatacaGCAAAAACTCATGTCAACTAACGCAAAACTACAAAAAATTAAACATCATGACGTTACCATTGCATCGATGTAACTGCTTTTCATTTCTTCCGTAggcttgaaatggaaaaagttcaatattatttgaggAAATCATGAATGAAGGAAGGTGAAACGACGAGTAACTGAAAGCTATTCACATATAACAGAAACTCTCAGTAAATGTCATTATGCAATTATTTTTTGTAGCATTCCTTTACAAATCATTTCACCCCTGAGAACAAGCTTCAAAAAGTGAATGAAATCTACAATTCACTGTGAAATACTGTCTTGTATAATTGAAGTTTCAATAAGTcactaaaaacaataaattgttaAATACTAGCTTCGTCAAAAGTGATTAATTGATCAAAAAATACGATTGATTGTAGTATTAGAAACAAATATACTAGACATTAAATCAGCGCGAAGCGCCGCCAGCTTTGTTCAAATTTGTGGCTTCCTTTTCCAATACTCTATTTAGCAATTAAATTCAACCAGTCCACATCAAGTTTTGTCAAAAATATCTGGAGATAGTGCCACTATTCATTTCCCTTGATTCTACATTTTTtaatcaacatatttttttcaaacaagTAAAACCTGCATGCAGAACTTCCTTGGACCtttttgaaaatgggtccaAAATTACGTCCTCCGTGGttataattagttttaaaaaggATTTTTTGTATTACatagaatatatataattatagagaCAACCCACCTCAACATCGAATTCCGGAAATGCAGTCTGGTTGTTAGCGGCGCCTTTCAGTCGTCGCTTCTGACGAGTGTTGGCTGCTTGAGCTTGCTGATCTTCCAACACTGTGGTTGGTGAAAGTTTCTTCTGAAATATCAAAATGCACAATAAGTTAAATAAAATCAGCCAACATGATAAACCTTCATTGAATCATAACTACACAGAGAGAAACATCAAGATTACAAACCAAGGTCCTTGTCCAAGGTTGCTTGTATCGATATCTAGTATTACTATTGATATTATCGATATATGGACTGTAATGAACTGTGATAATGATTTTTAATAAGCATGAATGTAGAAATAAATCAATCGTAGCCAACTATGAGGAAGCTTGTGAATAAAGCATACAAATAACTCAAGACCTTCATCTACGATCATGCTTTACAGTTTCACAATTGATGTTAAAACAAATGGGCAGTAAATCTCCTAAAGGTGTGTCAACCTAGGATCGTTTTGATGCAGATCCTACGATAGAGCAGGtcaattttctcaaataaatcagtggtttcttTGTCACTATTCAGTCTAGAAATGGTTATTCAGTATATCATAGTGATCCATAAAAATTCTACAACTTGTTTAATAATGTAACAAAAACAATCTTCTCTTACAGTCTTCATCAGTTGTTTGTTCAAAAAGCCACATTTTATCAGGGTATTAGTTTTTGGTTTAATGACGTAAGATcacctatagtgagatccacgttataatggcagtattttattaacattggtattgctatccttgtctattataccacaaagcagatagcgcaatccttttctacctctgcaacgttgccagatcgtttttcaacaatgtagaaatataattatcaattaacaaaatatctaatctcaataatgaaaatgtattatttaatcataaaaacatatattttcttgacgaatagaatataattgataattttcaacaggaattttaaaatatttcataatacTACCAATATCAGGTATCTTCTACAGGAGGCAGtggcaaagcagagaatcggcaaagctgttctcttatctctctccactgccataataacgtggacctcattatagctAGCCGCATAGCTAGCGATTGACgctagaaatagcaccaaattTCACGAATGATTTATCAACATTACTTGGAGAAATGTAAGTCAAATTATGTACAACGTTTTCCTGATTTAAGATGTATGAGCATAAGTAAAATCTCATACAAACACTCCCATTGATGTGTGTGGAAGCAAACTGAacaaattgaacatttttcaatttgacaaaTCCTCAGACTTGAATCCATCTATACGAATCTAAACGTTCCTAATACATGCAATCTTCAACTTCAAGCTACAGTATAttatcatataaaaatgagattGTTAATTTGATTTTGTGAATACAGTCATTAGGAATGAACATTTTTACTGAAGTAATAACTGTACTGAAAACTACATCTTGGAAAAATTGTCACACACTAACCGGAACCTGCATATCAAGCGGCAGATAGTTCTTTTTGTTGTCGATGGAGTCATCCATTCTCTTGAAATACATGGCCGGTATTCTTGGTTCGGTGGGGAAGTTACGCATTtcgaaatttattgtttttgatacaAGAACCGTCATGGCCAGATCGCAAAGGGTCCACAATCTCTGTTAACACAAATTCAGAAaccaaattacaaaaaaatcatcGTTGAAAATACAACACTGACTCACTTGCAGCCAAACACTGAGTAGTCAAAAATCGATTACGGTGTCGATCTTGGACGTTGTCGATTATTTTTTATAGGCTCAATCCGGCTGATATTATAACTGTCGTGAGGCCCATtaacggcttaaattatatactcaggtgaggtggaacttccgtcagggactccccaccaatgaaagccatacgaatattaattattatacacTCAACAAACTGATCTGTATTATTCTCaattatacagggtgtcccaccaaggttgtaacagccgttgaccatagattctactcgacatttctgacaaaaaatgatcAGTAAACTTTTAtcatatcgaccttagttttcgagatatctcgatttttcgatattttcagtatatgcctacttccggtcattaaatactcaataactcgaaaactactgctcaaatttcaatatcaagggtattgttggaaagagaaaaacatttcaaactaaattaatgtaaatttatttgctgttattttgtagaattttgatattttgtagaattttattagggcttgaacttgaaaaaatgctattcttcaaattcaaagtcaaatttcaaaccgttttttctcgattttttgcGGGTAATTATAGTGattccaatatttcaaaaacttctccatttcataagctttcgaatgaatataaattcaaaaagggaaattccatgataaagtgttcaaaactgctattATCTGggatgaacaccttcaaaatgaggaaattcacaaacagcatgcatcaagtgaTGATCCTAggggtgaaatcacctgattattgcattatttcCTGTAACATATAGCCTAAatcctaaataaaatattaatcatacaattttacaagatccaacaaaatttattcatagaataataattcaaagtagatgaatgacagaattaaaaaaactGATGGCAATCATTCAGATGGTAATCAAGTTACATATTATCATGCTCACTGCTTACaggaattcaaaatagcctccttttctattattctattatattattattatttctattattttttctcttaatattattcatattcggGTCGTTCTCTTGGAGCTTGTACTAAACGAGGTATatcgaaattaatttttttactcctctcattttttctatatccaatatttaaatattttagaaTAGTTGAACATTTATGGACAATTTTTACTATCATAATATGATGAATGAAAATACGTAATAAGGACTTATGTTTCGCttggaaaaattaaattgaataataacttaCCACATTGATGTTATTGTCATCATTAGCTGTGGACAAGTAATGATTCTTCATTTGTTCAATGAGCTCCTTGTAGTAACCAAAGCAGAAGGTATCTTTCTGCGCAATCAGAGGCTCTAAAATGTGAGTTAGACAAGTCTGCATTTGGGCCAATTGGTCTTTGTCTGTGTGGTCAGTGAACACTGGGCAGTGAGTCAACACCGGCATAGCAAACACAATCATCATATCTGGCATGATGTTCGGCAATTCGTGAAGCTCATTGACCAGAAAGTCCataaaaacttcttaaaaacttATTCTTGCTGGGAAAATGAAAGGTCcaacatatttttatcaatcatGCCAGCccaaacattgaatgaaaactGATGCTAATATCGATATGATCTATGATTAAGGACCATGTAGGCTATGTATATTGTGCAAATTTACAGCACCAGTTCTTGTGAACGTACTTTTATCTGTGATCTGTCCATAAAATGTGTAAAACACAATTTTGTGCTAAGATCCAACTGCAAAACTGCTCCTTGAAACAGTATCAGGttcattcaactcttgaacTGGGGTATCAAGAGATGATCGAAAGTTATTTTCCTTCAATATTCTTTGAACTAGCATTCTTGAAACATCCAACATCCCAGCTGCCGGCCGGATGCTGGATCGAGGATTCTGCTCGAAATACTATAAGATTCTCAAAAGCTTCAAAAATTAAGACGGGCCTCTAGTACCTTGAAACTGATCCTAGGCCCTTGCCATCTTGACATCTGTCAATCTTAAAACGTGTTATGAGATGGGTGTTTTCGGCCAGGAAAACGTCTCCTGTATACTCTCTCTGCCTCTCTTGAATTGTAACCACACTCTCCATACACCAATAACATGTTCAAGTACTCAATAAAGGtgaatttcatgataatgaacGCGAACACTTCTTTACTAACCAAAGTTGATAGATATCATGTCAATTAACTGGAAAGCATACTGAAAACTATACTGAAAAAAGGCTGAAACAtacacttcttgttattttattcaggatttatgatacaggaaataatgcaaattattgaaaaagtcatatcattgtagaattttaaaatgttgaatgttgaaacttgtgaatattgtcagagagaaatcaggtgatttcacccttagGATCAacacttgatgcatgctgtttgtgaatttcctaatTTTGAAGGTGTTaattccagatattagcagttttgaacacttaaTCATAGAGCTTCTTTTCGAATTCATACTCATTCATACACATACTgaagcttatgaaatggagaagtttttgaaatattggaacCACTATAATTACCAGCAAAAAGATCGAGAAAAATTGTTTGAAGTTTGACTatgaagaatagcatttttttaagtttaagccctaatagaaaactacaaaatatctaacagcagataaaattacattaatctagtttgaaatgtttttctctttccaacaatacccttgaaattgaaattcgaccagtagttttcgagttattgagtatttaatgaccggtagtaggcatattctgaaaatatcgaaaaatcaatatatctcgaaaactaaggtagATAGGAAAAACGTTTACTGAACCTTTTCTGTCAGAAATGTTGTGTAGAATCCATGGTCAaaggctgttacaaccttggtgggacaccctgtatatgtaCAGTAAGCAATTGTCTTCGAATGTTTTCCAAAGTTTCATCAAAAACAGTCCTACACTTTTACAAGTttccaatttttattatttgaacaaacattatttcaagtataataccttttttcaaatattattcatattcggATCGTTCTCTTGGAACTTGCACTAAATGAGGTATatcgaaattaatttttttactcctctcattttttctatatccaatatttaaatattttagaaTAGTTGAACATTTATGGACAATTTTTACTATCATAATATGATGAATTAAAATACGTAATAAGAACTTATAATGTCTCGcttggaaaaattaaaactgaataataacttaCCACATTGATGTTATTGTCATCATTAGCTGTGGACAAGTAATGATTCTTCATTTGTTCATTGAGCTCCTTGTAGTAACCAAAGCAGAAGGTATCTTTCTGCGCAATCAGAGGCTCTAAAATGTGAGTTAGACAAGTCTGCATTTGGGCCAATTGGTCTTTGTCTGTGTGGTCAGTGAACACTGGGCAGTGAGTCAACACCGGCATAGCAAACACAATCATCATATCTGGCATGATGTTCGGCAATTGTTGAATCATTTTTGTTTGATAGGGTTGTGTACCAGCTgcaacaaaaatagaaaatttagttattgtaataacaaataaataaaatgatttttccGAATATGCTTGAATCAAACCAAGTTCAAGTCATGGAATgtcattcattaataattactAAATAAAATTAGGGTGCATTTTGAACAATACTAGTTTTCTTTCAacattaattggaaaaaaatgttatgaaagagaaacaaaaatgggtttaattgttgataatacttattcaaattcaaatttattgattctcaaaaaaatatacaTCACTTTCAagacaaatatatatatatagtagatATCAGTTCATACTGGGCATCAACAACGATAGTTGGCAACTTGAGTTATTGAGAATGCATGCATCAACACAAAcaacttttacaaaaatagtagAATCAGCAAAATTGCTAGAAACCGTTAACCTTCAACAGCAAGAAATTAAAAACAGTTCTACAAATTGAATAGAGTAAAAATTTCTGATAAACATCAGGCAATGGAATCTAACCCTCAAAAGTACAAcgaaaatatgaaaagaaatcgactctaaaattgaacaaaaatacacattgtCTCCGTTGTGGAAACCGGCGACATTCTGATGGTGTCATGTGCACTGCAAATAACAATTTTGTAAAGCTTGCGGAGGTAAGAACCATTTTGCTAGAGCATGTCTAAAAGTAGGGAACGCTACAATTGTAAAAGACAAACAGATAAATCAGGTCCgcgaaaatttatcaatattctgATATTGAACATATAAGAACTCTGGAAAAAGGCTGTAAAGTAATGGTGAACGTTAAACTCAACAACAACACAGTGAAAATGCTGTATGATCCAGGTGCCGNNNNNNNNNNNNNNNNNNNNNNNNNNNNNNNNNNNNNNNNNNNNNNNNNNNNNNNNNNNNNNNNNNNNNNNNNNNNNNNNNNNNNNNNNNNNNNNNNNNNCTGGCATtaaagttgaattaaattataccTTTATGATTGATCTTACTTACTTATACTTATACTTACTTAGTTGAATACTTGAATTCTTCGTCCTTGACCGGGAGAACCGGATAGACTGTGTCAGGGAG
Coding sequences within it:
- the LOC120354799 gene encoding sister chromatid cohesion protein PDS5 homolog B-like isoform X2, which codes for MIQQLPNIMPDMMIVFAMPVLTHCPVFTDHTDKDQLAQMQTCLTHILEPLIAQKDTFCFGYYKELNEQMKNHYLSTANDDNNINVRLWTLCDLAMTVLVSKTINFEMRNFPTEPRIPAMYFKRMDDSIDNKKNYLPLDMQVPKKLSPTTVLEDQQAQAANTRQKRRLKGAANNQTAFPEFDVEPTEEMKSSYIDAMPAAASETRIQLPGMEEDSDEDREPSSKRSRNSTKDNN
- the LOC120354799 gene encoding sister chromatid cohesion protein PDS5 homolog B-like isoform X3, which translates into the protein MIQQLPNIMPDMMIVFAMPVLTHCPVFTDHTDKDQLAQMQTCLTHILEPLIAQKDTFCFGYYKELIEQMKNHYLSTANDDNNINVRLWTLCDLAMTVLVSKTINFEMRNFPTEPRIPAMYFKRMDDSIDNKKNYLPLDMQVPKKLSPTTVLEDQQAQAANTRQKRRLKGAANNQTAFPEFDVEPAAASETRIQLPGMEEDSDEDREPSSKRSRNSTKDNN
- the LOC120354799 gene encoding sister chromatid cohesion protein PDS5 homolog B-like isoform X1, encoding MIQQLPNIMPDMMIVFAMPVLTHCPVFTDHTDKDQLAQMQTCLTHILEPLIAQKDTFCFGYYKELIEQMKNHYLSTANDDNNINVRLWTLCDLAMTVLVSKTINFEMRNFPTEPRIPAMYFKRMDDSIDNKKNYLPLDMQVPKKLSPTTVLEDQQAQAANTRQKRRLKGAANNQTAFPEFDVEPTEEMKSSYIDAMPAAASETRIQLPGMEEDSDEDREPSSKRSRNSTKDNN
- the LOC120354799 gene encoding sister chromatid cohesion protein PDS5 homolog B-like isoform X4, producing the protein MIQQLPNIMPDMMIVFAMPVLTHCPVFTDHTDKDQLAQMQTCLTHILEPLIAQKDTFCFGYYKELNEQMKNHYLSTANDDNNINVRLWTLCDLAMTVLVSKTINFEMRNFPTEPRIPAMYFKRMDDSIDNKKNYLPLDMQVPKKLSPTTVLEDQQAQAANTRQKRRLKGAANNQTAFPEFDVEPAAASETRIQLPGMEEDSDEDREPSSKRSRNSTKDNN